A genome region from Paramisgurnus dabryanus chromosome 12, PD_genome_1.1, whole genome shotgun sequence includes the following:
- the slc35b2 gene encoding adenosine 3'-phospho 5'-phosphosulfate transporter 1 codes for MPLFPWSLLVGVLVFILPAVHADEENSLMIVGWQDVWIFRLFLNVVGYATIIIPGYLLFSYFKRVNYLETGRGLCYPVIKTCVFGNESKAGLLDDASATPRNESESSSTARQAFKLIFCAAGLQVSYLTWGVLQERVMTRSYGAEGSGERFKDSQFLVFMNRILALTVGGLCCVLFKQPRHAGPMYKYSFASLSNILSSWCQYEALKYISFPTQVLAKASKVIPVMLMGKIVSHKSYEYWEYFTAMLISVGVSMFLLSSSTSKHLSTVTTFSGIIILAGYIVFDSFTSNWQDNLFKYKMSSVQMMFGVNLFSCLFTVGSLLEQGAFFDSLAFMTRHSEFAFHAVLLSICSACGQLFIFYTIGQFGAAVFTIIMTLRQAFAILLSCFLYGHAITLVGAFGVAVVFVALFLRVYARSRMKKSGKRPPQTLVQKV; via the exons ATGCCGCTGTTTCCATGGAG TCTGCTGGTTGGCGTGCTGGTGTTTATTCTGCCGGCTGTGCATGCGGATGAGGAAAATTCTTTAATGATCGTAGGATGGCAGGACGTCTGGATCTTCCGTTTGTTTCTCAATGTTGTGGGATACGCCACCATCATCATCCCAGGATATTTACTGTTCAGTTACTTTAAAAGAGTCAACTATCTAGAAACAG GCCGAGGTCTCTGTTATCCTGTCATAAAGACGTGTGTGTTTGGGAACGAGTCTAAAGCGGGACTGCTGGACGATGCATCGGCGACGCCTAGAAATGAGTCTGAATCCAGCTCAACTGCTCGACAGGCCTTCAAACTCATCTTCTGCGCTGCTGGGCTCCAG GTGTCGTATCTGACATGGGGCGTTCTTCAGGAGCGGGTGATGACGCGTTCGTACGGCGCGGAGGGCAGCGGCGAGCGCTTTAAAGACTCTCAGTTTCTGGTCTTCATGAACCGGATCCTGGCGCTGACGGTGGGCGGTTTGTGTTGCGTTCTGTTCAAGCAGCCCCGTCACGCCGGACCCATGTACAAATACTCCTTCGCTTCTCTTTCCAACATCCTGAGCAGCTGGTGCCAATATGAAGCGCTGAAATACATCAGCTTTCCTACGCAG GTTCTGGCCAAAGCATCTAAGGTGATACCCGTGATGCTGATGGGCAAGATCGTCTCGCACAAGAGCTACGAGTATTGGGAATACTTCACCGCCATGCTCATCTCCGTCGGCGTCAGCATGTTCCTTCTCTCCAGCTCCACAAGCAAACATCTGTCCACCGTCACGACCTTCTCCGGCATCATTATCCTGGCGGGATACATCGTATTCGACAGCTTCACGTCCAACTGGCAGGACAACCTCTTCAAATACAAGATGTCCTCTGTGCAGATGATGTTCGGAGTAAATCTCTTCTCTTGTCTCTTCACGGTCGGCTCTCTCCTGGAGCAGGGCGCCTTCTTCGACTCGCTAGCGTTCATGACGCGTCACTCCGAGTTTGCGTTTCACGCCGTGCTGCTGTCCATCTGCTCGGCGTGCGGTCAGCTCTTCATCTTTTACACGATCGGGCAGTTCGGCGCGGCCGTCTTCACCATCATCATGACCCTCCGACAGGCTTTCGCCATTCTTTTGTCCTGCTTCCTCTACGGTCACGCCATCACGCTGGTGGGCGCCTTCGGCGTGGCCGTGGTCTTCGTCGCTCTCTTCCTCCGCGTCTACGCACGCAGTCGCATGAAGAAGTCCGGCAAACGACCACCGCAAACTCTGGTGCAGAAAGTTTAG